The Pseudomonas sp. FeN3W region GACCATGTGGTGGATCTGTCTTGGTCTTGTCGCTGTGGCTGGTGGAGTAGGCGGCTCCGTATTGTCATTGGGTGGAGGTGGTGCGGTAAGCGCTGCTGGCTACTACATAGTTGCTAGTGTAACGGCGGCACTTGGAGGATTCATCGCCATGGGCTTCATGTTTGCCTATGTGCTGCCGTTCATGCCAGTTATGGCCTGGATCATGATCATCATCGGCTATCTGATTACGGTTGTGGAGGCCGTCGCTGCGGCACCCCTCGCAGTCATCATGATGGCCACACCTGAAGGAGAAGGGTTGAGTGGGGCAAACATGCAAAGGGCGATTCAGCTGATCAATGCGATCATTCTCAAGCCATCCTTGGCGATTGTGGGATTGTTCGCGGCGATGACGATGGGCTATGTGGCCTTTGCATTGATTAACAACCTTTTCTGGACGGTTGCGTCGATGCAGAACAGCGGGGCCATGATTGGCTTCCTTGCCACCATGAGCATCTACACAGCACTCTGCTACAAATGCGTTCAGGCCATGATTGATATCATGCATAGAATCCCTAACGATATTCTTGAGTGGATGGCTGGTGGTGTGTCTCGCGAGTTTGGCTCAAACATCTCCGAAAGCATCAATGGAATGCGCGGTGTTGGTCAAGGTGTTGGTGAAGTAGGTGCCGCATCGGCAGGAAGCAAAGTGCTGAACGCGCTACAGCGCGAAAAGATGGCCAGAGGAAATGATGACGACAAGGACAAGGGCGGCGATAAAAGCCCTAGCCCTAAGGGAGGCACCAACTAAAGGTTGATGTCTGACCATCAAAAGACCCCGGATCTCTCCGGGGTCTTTTTTTTGCCATTGCATGGATTGCCTTCATAGCCCTCTTCGAGCGAATGAGGCATCGGCAGGCCACAGCCATCTGCCTTCACTGCCGCTCTGCCAGGAGTGATCTGAACCATTCGGCTTTCGCTGTTAACGCCGAATCTTCAGCGGCGGCAAACCAGGTGATAGCCCTCTTCGAGTGAAGGAGAAGTGTCTCGACAAGGTTTGCAGGCCGTGCACAATCGCCATGAAGAGCTAGCCCTCTTCGAGCGAATGATGTGCGCACCGCACAGGATCCAGGATACTCAGGTACAAAAAACCCCGGACTAGCCGGGGTTCTTTATGTGGATCGCCTTAAGCGTATTCGGCTGCTCTTCTGCGCGCCAGGTTAGGCAGCTTGGGCGCCCTGGTGGTGAAGAAGAACAGGACAAGCATCAGGAAAACCAAGTCCTTATCAATCATCAGGCCGAACAGGTAGGCGTTTGCGGTAAATCCTGCTGGCATCAGGTAGCCGATTGCGGCAGGGATCAGTGTAATCGCTTTGCAGAGCGCATAGAGATCCATGGACATGTAGATCATGGACGGGTACTTGACCACAAAGTTGGTGAGCATGGTGTGCGTTTGCCCAAACGACTCCCCATTGAAAAAGATCCCGGCGTATACCGCAAGCGGCAGAATGACCAACTGAATGATTCGCCACACAAGAGTATTGATCTTTTTCATGACTTCACCTTTTTATGCGAGAGTTTCGCTTCCATGGCCTCATTATAGTAACCTTTGACGTCTTGTCAATACTAGGTTAACGGATTCTGCTTGATTTATATCAAAACAGGATGTGCATAATGAGTTAGATATTATAGGAGTGGCAAAATGCAATCAACTGACTATGGGCTTTCTGATAGCCATGAAAGATATAGTATCAAAGAATGGTCTGACTCACTTAAGGCTGAAGAGGTTGTGGCCACTTTTACTTTTGGTGCTGACAACATCCTGCACATCCAGGCAGGGGAGCGCTATGCAGCAAAGCTGAGAAAAATTGGAGCAATAAGCGCTGGTGGCAATAGCTTCGAATTAGATATGCTCGAAGCCCCTTACGAGGTAATTGCGTCTGCCATTGGTCTGCCAGGTCAGAATCCAGAGTTCCGTGCTGAGTGCTCACGTCGATTCAATGGCTACGTTACAGCTGCAAATATGTTGGAAATTGCATTTGAAGGGCACCCCATGCAGTCTGGTCGCATTGATATGGGAGGCCCATCAAGACTTGTAATCATGAACATGGCGCAACTCGTGAATCTGGAGAAGAGTCTGCCAACGGTGCCAACGCTTCCGGGTTATCTTGGTGCTGTCCGTGAGCAATACAGCGGCCTTCTTGTTAAGAATGTGGTCTGCATCAAGGGGTCAGCCCTGCTACCTGGCTACATCATGACAGCATGCCCTGGTGAATCATTCGAGAGTGCTGTAGATCGTATTGCCTTGTCATCAGCCTATGCCGAGCAGGTTGCAAAAATAACCGGGGCAAAGGGAGATCGAGCCCTTAAGGTCGGGGTACTTGAGGATGGTCGTCCCTACGCTGTTTTCAGTGACTCAACGAGAAATGCAGCGAAGATAGTTTCTCAAGGTGTAAGCAAAAAAGATCCAGGTTTGACAATGGTATATGCAAAGTTCGAGGATCTTCGTGCAAAACGTGGCGTTTCATATTCGGCTACCGAGTTAGGGGCGGAACCTGATAAATTTCCGACATACTATCAAGTCTGCACACTTCGCCAAGCAATGGAGGATCGAATGCACACGATGCCATCAGCAATGGGCTTCATGGGCCAAGAGCGACAACTTCATGCCGACGTACCGCGTCTAGGTTTAAACGCCTCCATTGAGGGAATTAAAGTCGCTATAAGTGACTATTCAGCACAAGCAGAGCAAACAATTAAGATAGCTAAAATGCATGCTAGAACTCAGCTTTCAGGTGGGATGGATCTAGTGCTGCAAGTCAAAGGCCATATCAGGTCAGTTGGTCAGCAAGCGGCAATGGTGAAGGAGCTTCTGACAGTGGAGCATGCAAAGCAAAAATATAGCCAAAGCAGGCCTGATCGCTTTTACAGTAATACGATTTCACTGGAGCCTTAAGAGAGCAAAGGAGTTGGTGGGCAGCGCATAAAGACGCCCAGCCTAGCGTCTTTTACCGCAGTCACCATATATGCGGCATAGTCGGCTTGAAATTCTGCGCGGAACTCCTCTGTCACAATGACTGGCATTGTCACCTGCGCTGGTATTGGGTGAAGTCCATGAAACTTCACTGCTGCTTTAAAGAGATGATAGAGGCGAAGGTCGAGGGTGAGTGCGCCCAGGCGAGAAAGATAATGCTCAACCGAGTAGAGTTCACAGTCTGAAAACGGAAGGTGAAGGCAGTAGGAGTGTCTACTCTGCACTGCCTTGTAGTTTCGTCCAAGGTAGTTCTGTATCGGCGCGCCATCTTCGAATGAAGTATTATTGAGATAGTCAACCATCAGCTTCATGCAGACTGATCTGTAGAAATCCCGGCTAACAGGTCGATTCACATCACCAAACAGATCAAGGCAATGATGATAGGACAGAAACTCTTGATAATCTATTTTCAGTATGTGAATTGCCATGACCAGACCATCCCCGGTTAGGAGATAGTATAGTCAGGCATTTGCAGATTGTCAATTAAACCGCAATGGGTAACTTGAACGATGGGTGTGGGTCATACCCGCAAATCTCAAAGTCACTCAGTTTGTAATCAAAGATTGAATCAGCCTTTTTAAGCTTAAGCTGTGCTTGCGGCCTTGGGGCTCTATTGAGCTGTTTTTCCTGAATGATCTCGATGTGGTTCGTATAGAGATGCGTATCGCCGCCAACCCAAATCATTTCACCAACATCCAGACCAGCCTGCTGAGCAAACATGTGTGTCAATAATGCCGTTTCAAGAAGATTCCATGGCAGCCCAAGCCCAACATCAACACTGCGCTGATACATCTGGCAATTTAACTTTCCGCTCGACACGCTGTATTGATATGTCATGTGGCAGGGTGGAAGCGCCATTTCATCCAACTGAGCAACATTCCATCCGGTAAACAGAATGCGCCTGCTGGCAGGATTGTTGATTAACAAATCAAGCACATTGGCAATTTGATCGGTGTGGCTTCCATCAGCGTGTTCCCAGTGACGCCATTGGTGACCGTACCCTTTGCCGATATGCCCCCACTTTGATTCAAAGGCTGGATCCGAAAGAACCATCTGCTCAAATTCCTTGAGCGTCACCTCGCAACCCGTTTGGGTGCAGTAGTTCTTATGCGGCCACTCTGTCCAGATGTGAACATCATTTTCCAGCAGTGGCTTAATGGATGTGTTACCCGAGAGAAACCAGATAAGCTCGTGTATGGGCTTGTCTACGGCGATTTTCTTTGTCGTTAGCAGGGGAAGTCCATCAGCCAGGTTGAAGCGCATGCGGGTTCCAAAAAGCGCGCACGTGCCTACTCCGGTGCGATCCATGCGGTAGTCTCCGTGCGCGATAATATCGCGCACCAAGCTAAGGTACTGCTCATCAATATGCTCGTATTGCATTACTTCCTCACGTAAATTCAATGCTTGAAGCGTTTGCTCTCGCTTCGCGGCTCTTGCGCTGCGCATCGAGACTTCCCACGCTCAGGCTAATGTGCTCTTCGGCCTCTGCCGAGTCAGCGAGTTTAGCACAAATGTTTTGCATGCTTTCTCTCATCATCGTATTGGCTTGAACATAGCACTCCAGCTCATCAAGTGCTTTCTCTTGCTCAGCGGTCAGAGCAAAGGTGGCGCGAACCTCTTTCAGGCTTTCTGTGTACTTTTCGAGATTAAGACCATGCTTACCGCGAGGCTCACCCTCCCAGCATTTATCCAGATAGGTCGACCACTCCTTGATCTCGGCAGGGGTATAGCTTCCTGATGCAAGCACTTCTTCCCCAAAGTTTGACCATTTCGCCCTAAGCGTGAGCTCGAACATCCTTAGTCCGTCTTTGACTTGCGCGGTTGAAAGCGTAAAAGGATCTGCCTTGATGATTTCTGGCATTGGTTTTTCCATCCCTTCAATCTCGGTCATGCGCCTTGTTCTGCTGCGAAGACCCTGCTCGTCCTTTCCAATTAGGCCAAGACTGTAGATGCCCTGGTACACATCCTTGCAGGGTTCGAATTCACTTTTGAACGCATCTTGCAATCGAGCGCGGAATCCTTTGTCGTTCTTGATAATCTCAGCATGAGCAAGGCATTTTTCGATATCCAGGGCGCTTCTTTGCACCAGATCCTGCCGACCGTTCAGAACGCTAAGCTCAGAAATCATGGGTTGCTTGTTCATCGTGATGTCACGAATGCAGCTAATTGATTGACCCTCTGGCAAATCGCTGATGGATGTGAACAGGCGGCGCCTGATCTCATCTGAAGAAAGTTCCAGTATTTCTGATGGATCACTGCGAAGGTCAACGCAAAGCATTTTGCTTGGGGTTTTCGCATCATAGATGATCGGCAAAACAACCGACATGTGGCCTTGCTCTCGGGGCAGATAGCGATCAACCAAGACCAGGGGTTTGAGCTGTTCTGCCAGACGCTTGCTGAAATCTTTGGTGGTGAGCTTAAGGTAGTAGTCCCACAATCGCGGGCTCTTGTCCTTAACGAGGCGCATCAGCTCGATGGTGGCAATGACATCAAAGCGCGCATCGTGCGCGTGCTTGAGCTCAATGCCATTTGCAGCGCAAAGGTCTCCAAGCTTGAGAGAAATTTTACCCTCGGCATTTACGGGCCAGCGCATGAGCTCTGGGCGAAGGGCGTAGACCATTTGAATCAGGCGAAAAACGTCCATTCGGCCATTGCTGTTTTTCCACTCATGCTCATAGGGGTCGAGCATTGTGCGGTAGAACATGTTGCGAATGACTTCATCGTCAAAGCTTAGGCTATTGAAGCCAGTAATCATCGCATTCGGTGTTGACATGAACCAATTGCGGATATGCGAAGCCGCCTCGAACTCGGTAATCCCGCTGTCCATAAGCCTGTTGATGGAAATCCCATGGACAGCAAACGCATACGGGGAGGGCACTACATCAGGGCGTAAAGTGATATCCAGGTGAATCTCATCCCCTGGGATGTATTGCAGATCTGCATCCACTCCGATTCCAGCAAACTGGATGACTTGATCATGAAATGCCGACAGGCCGGTGGTTTCGGTGTCGTATACGCGGAAGGAGCTTGGCTTGTCTGACATGTTGCCCTCGTTTTCTTTGAAATAGTAGATGTAAGGTATGGTCAATAAACGTAATACATATAGAATACTAGGTGCGCATCATTTTTGGGGAGAGTAAAATGCAAGTAATTCCATTAAAAAACAAATATCAGCTCCAAGAGCAAGACATCGATGATCTCAGCAGACTATTGGCTGAAGGTTCATCGCTTGCACATATGGCCTTTTTCTTCAAGGACAGGCTGACCGCAGAGCAGATCTACATTGCCTCCGGGATCCTCGCCAGAGAAATGTATGACATGCCATTGGCAGAATTGTGTCCTCATCTGATTGAGGAGCGCAAGGCCATGAACGAAGGAAAAGGCTCTGTCTGGCAAAAGCAGAAGCAGGAAACAAATGTACTTTCCTTGCTCAAGGAGATCATTGAAGACTTGAGCCTTTATGAGTTTGAATTGCTGACTCGTGGAAAATAGGGCCTCCTAGGAGGCCATTACTTTCGATGCATCGATCCAGTCACCCATCTCTGGGTGATTGACTAGCCACTGCACGTAATCACGAGCGCCAAAGCAATCGTCTCCAGCGCGATTCTCTTTCCAGAATTCCATGATGCAGTGATCTTTGTGCTCACAGGAAAGGCATTCGCTGTTCATGTTGCCAGTGTACTGACGACGAATGTACCTTCTTCGCTCAGGTGATGTCAGAACCTCTTGAAAGGTTTGGTTTAAAATATTACCAAATGGCTGCATGTATTCGAGCCAGCCATCGCGGTAATCGGGTAGAACGAAATCACCGTTTGGCAGTAAGAACAAGGTTTGGCCTGCAATGTTGGCCTCTTTCTCCATTTTCAGCCGTGAAAGAATAAAACATGCCTGCCCAATCATGGGTGGCTCTTTTCCGGCCTTCTTCAATTCAAGCCATCTTTCAGTCAGCTTGATCATAAATTGAGAATACTCCCGCATTGGCGGGGCGAACTTCTCGTACTTATCGCCCTTATTCTGCTCATTAAGCATGAACGGAAGAAATGATGCCTCCTGGATGCCGAGATCTGTCAAATAATCTATTACCGCCTCTGGGCCGTCCTTGAATAGCTCGTGGTTAACTACACTTATGGTTGAAACCCGGAGGTCTTTAGAAAGGGCTTCCTTTACCCGCTTATCCCATCGCTTAACATATCCGCGTCCGCGCATAAGACCATCAAAACTCGTCTGAAACTGGCCGCGACCATAGGTCTTGAACACGTCATACCAGTGATCTTCGATTGCTACCAGACTCGTTAAAATATCATGACGAACAAAAAATCCTTTATCCTCTGGAAAGTATTGATCAATTAGTCTGAAAGCTGACAGAAAGTAGGGGAGTCCCATTTCAGTCGGCTCTCCACCATACCAGTAGAAAATAATAATTTTTGGTTTATCGGCCAAATGCTCATTAAAGTAGGTGCTCACCTTAGAGAAAGCTATCTCCATGTCAGCCATGCTCATAATGGTGCTGTTTCTGCGCTGATCAAGTGTCAGGTAACAGTGAGGGCAATTGAGCGAGCAGCGAAGCGAGGGCATCATGGTAAAAACAAAGTATCCCTGTTCAATACTGTTCTGCTCAATATGCTGTATCCCCTCAATACTTCTGCTCCAGCTCTCGCGCTCGGGAAATCGATGTATGCCGGGATTGGGGGTAAACATTAAATTACTATTCATTTAAGAACCTTCGCCTCCAGGCGCTCCTCAATTCCAATCTTTGTATCTACGGGCTCTACCTTCTGCTCCAGGCTTGCAAGCCTGCTTAGCGACCAGTTTTTAGGCCCTAGCGTGGCGATAAAGCGCAATGCAAGCTTGATCATAAGCCAGATACCTTTCCAAAACCCCGAGTTCTTCTTGAGGTGCTCATCAATAAGCTCTCTTGAATGAATTGCCATTAGCACGCTCTCCAGAATGGCCTCTCGAAATTCATCTCGGATTTAGGAGTAACGCCATGGTTCTCAACCTGGTCGCGGATGAACTTAATAAACCCTTTAAAGCCTGGGCACTCACCCTTGCCATTCCAGAATCCATGCAGAACGCCACAGGCGCTCTGGCAATTCACGAGCTCATCGCATCCCATGCAGTGCTTCTTTGGCACAATTGCCCTGGTTCGCTCGCGACGATAAGCGCGACCATTTAAAATGTTGGTGATCCCTTCATTAAATACATTGCCAAGCGAAGTCATGTCTACTTCGCCGCCCGCTTCAATACAAGTAACGGTTTCACCATCATGGTCGATATCCAGTGAGCCTGGAATGATCGGACAGACAATGTCATCCATAGGCTCTTTTCGGAAAATAGATTCGATCATGGATTCAACTGGGTTGACATACAAATCAGGTATATCAATTCGTCGCTCCAAATACCACTTGGCAGCCTCAATCATGAAGTCAGATGTGCTTTTAAAGGGAGGGAAAACGCTCTCCATGTTGACTAGCCCATCGCCAGATGGAATGAAAAAGCCTAAATGAACGTTTCTAAAGCCGTTGTCGAGAAATCGATTTAGCAAATTTTCTGCACCAAAAGCGATAACCTGCTTTGTAACTGCCGTAGTCACATTTACCTGCACACCTTCAGCCTGTAACTTTCGGACATTGTCGGCCCATAGCTTTTCAAGCCTTGGTAGCGGCCTGCCTTTGGCTGAAACAAAGCGCGTGTCAATCTCATAAGAGGTTGAAACAAAATCAAAAAGCTTGCAAATCTCCAGGGCTTCATGAGTTACGAGATTGGTCACGATAGACAGCTTTATTTGCTGCTGAGCAGACGAAAGAGCTTGTCTCGCCAAGGGAATGAGTCGATTGTAAAAATCAAACCCAAGCATCGTAGGCTCGCCGCCGATAATATGGATATCGGCAAGGGAGTATTCTTCCTTTGCAAATGGAGTGTTCAAGAACTCGGCAAATTGAGTAAACACCGATGTGAAATGAGCTTCATCCATGAATCTGGAGAGCTCTTTCTTCTCTGTCGAAATGTAGCAGTGAGTGCATCGAAGGTTGCAGTCACGCGTTGTGTTGATTTGCAGTAGAAAAGTCTTGCTCATGAATGATCGCCCTAATCGCCTCAAGAAGCTCCCGCAAACGATCACTGCCCCGATAGTACTCAAAATCT contains the following coding sequences:
- the thyA gene encoding thymidylate synthase; translation: MQYEHIDEQYLSLVRDIIAHGDYRMDRTGVGTCALFGTRMRFNLADGLPLLTTKKIAVDKPIHELIWFLSGNTSIKPLLENDVHIWTEWPHKNYCTQTGCEVTLKEFEQMVLSDPAFESKWGHIGKGYGHQWRHWEHADGSHTDQIANVLDLLINNPASRRILFTGWNVAQLDEMALPPCHMTYQYSVSSGKLNCQMYQRSVDVGLGLPWNLLETALLTHMFAQQAGLDVGEMIWVGGDTHLYTNHIEIIQEKQLNRAPRPQAQLKLKKADSIFDYKLSDFEICGYDPHPSFKLPIAV
- the sbcB gene encoding exodeoxyribonuclease I, with the translated sequence MSDKPSSFRVYDTETTGLSAFHDQVIQFAGIGVDADLQYIPGDEIHLDITLRPDVVPSPYAFAVHGISINRLMDSGITEFEAASHIRNWFMSTPNAMITGFNSLSFDDEVIRNMFYRTMLDPYEHEWKNSNGRMDVFRLIQMVYALRPELMRWPVNAEGKISLKLGDLCAANGIELKHAHDARFDVIATIELMRLVKDKSPRLWDYYLKLTTKDFSKRLAEQLKPLVLVDRYLPREQGHMSVVLPIIYDAKTPSKMLCVDLRSDPSEILELSSDEIRRRLFTSISDLPEGQSISCIRDITMNKQPMISELSVLNGRQDLVQRSALDIEKCLAHAEIIKNDKGFRARLQDAFKSEFEPCKDVYQGIYSLGLIGKDEQGLRSRTRRMTEIEGMEKPMPEIIKADPFTLSTAQVKDGLRMFELTLRAKWSNFGEEVLASGSYTPAEIKEWSTYLDKCWEGEPRGKHGLNLEKYTESLKEVRATFALTAEQEKALDELECYVQANTMMRESMQNICAKLADSAEAEEHISLSVGSLDAQRKSREARANASSIEFT
- a CDS encoding radical SAM protein, which codes for MNSNLMFTPNPGIHRFPERESWSRSIEGIQHIEQNSIEQGYFVFTMMPSLRCSLNCPHCYLTLDQRRNSTIMSMADMEIAFSKVSTYFNEHLADKPKIIIFYWYGGEPTEMGLPYFLSAFRLIDQYFPEDKGFFVRHDILTSLVAIEDHWYDVFKTYGRGQFQTSFDGLMRGRGYVKRWDKRVKEALSKDLRVSTISVVNHELFKDGPEAVIDYLTDLGIQEASFLPFMLNEQNKGDKYEKFAPPMREYSQFMIKLTERWLELKKAGKEPPMIGQACFILSRLKMEKEANIAGQTLFLLPNGDFVLPDYRDGWLEYMQPFGNILNQTFQEVLTSPERRRYIRRQYTGNMNSECLSCEHKDHCIMEFWKENRAGDDCFGARDYVQWLVNHPEMGDWIDASKVMAS
- a CDS encoding SPASM domain-containing protein; the encoded protein is MSKTFLLQINTTRDCNLRCTHCYISTEKKELSRFMDEAHFTSVFTQFAEFLNTPFAKEEYSLADIHIIGGEPTMLGFDFYNRLIPLARQALSSAQQQIKLSIVTNLVTHEALEICKLFDFVSTSYEIDTRFVSAKGRPLPRLEKLWADNVRKLQAEGVQVNVTTAVTKQVIAFGAENLLNRFLDNGFRNVHLGFFIPSGDGLVNMESVFPPFKSTSDFMIEAAKWYLERRIDIPDLYVNPVESMIESIFRKEPMDDIVCPIIPGSLDIDHDGETVTCIEAGGEVDMTSLGNVFNEGITNILNGRAYRRERTRAIVPKKHCMGCDELVNCQSACGVLHGFWNGKGECPGFKGFIKFIRDQVENHGVTPKSEMNFERPFWRAC